One window from the genome of Oncorhynchus gorbuscha isolate QuinsamMale2020 ecotype Even-year linkage group LG14, OgorEven_v1.0, whole genome shotgun sequence encodes:
- the LOC123995384 gene encoding breast cancer metastasis-suppressor 1-like protein-A isoform X1: protein MEVDFPEQDASSTDEEDTVSSSVSEDGDSSEMNDEDCERRRVECMDEMTTLEKQFGDLKEQLYKERLCQVDIKLQEVIAACAQEYLEPLANLQENMQIRTKVGGIYQELCLESVKNKYDCEIQAACQHWESEKLLLFDTVHSDLEEKIRHLEEDRHSIDITSELWNDGLRSRKNKTKDPFCPVKKKKPVVVSGPYIVYMLQDLDVLEDWTAIRKAPQAEVTLGSHRVKVDVPTKADRHHHVARSEEGRLFYDSQW from the exons ATGGAGGTTGATTTCCCAGAGCAAGACGCCAGTAGCACGGACGAAGAAGACACTGTCAGCTCCTCTGTATCTGAAGATGGAGACAGCTCGG AGATGAACGACGAGGACTGCGAGAGGAGACGAGTGGAATGCATGGACGAGATGACTACCCTGGAGAAGCAATTCGGCGACTTGAAAGAACA GCTGTACAAGGAGAGGCTCTGTCAGGTGGATATAAAGCTACAGGAGGTCATAGCAGCCTGTGCCCAAGAGTATCTGGAACCACTGGCCAACCTACAGGAGAATATGCAGATCAGAACTAAAGTGGGCG GGATCTACCAAGAGCTGTGTCTGGAGTCTGTGAAGAACAAGTATGACTGTGAGATCCAGGCTGCCTGCCAACACTGGGAG AGCGAGAAGCTGTTGCTGTTTGACACAGTGCACAGTGACTTAGAGGAGAAGAtcagacacctggaggaggacCGACACAGTATCGACATCACCTCAG AACTGTGGAACGATGGTTTACGTTCACGGAAGAACAAGACGAAGGATCCCTTCTGCCCTGTCAAGAAAAAGAAGCCTGTTGTTGTCTCAG GTCCATATATTGTTTACATGTTGCAAGACCTCGATGTACTTGAAGACTGGACAGCAATAAGAAAG GCACCACAGGCGGAGGTGACATTAGGGTCACACAGGGTCAAGGTTGATG
- the LOC123995384 gene encoding breast cancer metastasis-suppressor 1-like protein-A isoform X2 yields MEVDFPEQDASSTDEEDTVSSSVSEDGDSSEMNDEDCERRRVECMDEMTTLEKQFGDLKEQLYKERLCQVDIKLQEVIAACAQEYLEPLANLQENMQIRTKVGGIYQELCLESVKNKYDCEIQAACQHWESEKLLLFDTVHSDLEEKIRHLEEDRHSIDITSELWNDGLRSRKNKTKDPFCPVKKKKPVVVSGPYIVYMLQDLDVLEDWTAIRKAEVTLGSHRVKVDVPTKADRHHHVARSEEGRLFYDSQW; encoded by the exons ATGGAGGTTGATTTCCCAGAGCAAGACGCCAGTAGCACGGACGAAGAAGACACTGTCAGCTCCTCTGTATCTGAAGATGGAGACAGCTCGG AGATGAACGACGAGGACTGCGAGAGGAGACGAGTGGAATGCATGGACGAGATGACTACCCTGGAGAAGCAATTCGGCGACTTGAAAGAACA GCTGTACAAGGAGAGGCTCTGTCAGGTGGATATAAAGCTACAGGAGGTCATAGCAGCCTGTGCCCAAGAGTATCTGGAACCACTGGCCAACCTACAGGAGAATATGCAGATCAGAACTAAAGTGGGCG GGATCTACCAAGAGCTGTGTCTGGAGTCTGTGAAGAACAAGTATGACTGTGAGATCCAGGCTGCCTGCCAACACTGGGAG AGCGAGAAGCTGTTGCTGTTTGACACAGTGCACAGTGACTTAGAGGAGAAGAtcagacacctggaggaggacCGACACAGTATCGACATCACCTCAG AACTGTGGAACGATGGTTTACGTTCACGGAAGAACAAGACGAAGGATCCCTTCTGCCCTGTCAAGAAAAAGAAGCCTGTTGTTGTCTCAG GTCCATATATTGTTTACATGTTGCAAGACCTCGATGTACTTGAAGACTGGACAGCAATAAGAAAG GCGGAGGTGACATTAGGGTCACACAGGGTCAAGGTTGATG